A region of Paenibacillus sp. JNUCC-31 DNA encodes the following proteins:
- a CDS encoding IS3 family transposase (programmed frameshift), which produces MSKKLFTTQEQAQLRTNPYVKNVSAKAITYTDAFKERFIQEYNQGKFPSEIFQEAGFAIDVLGATRIRKASNRWRAAFQEQGPAGLTDARKHASGRPLTRELSLEEKYARLEAKMKWLEAENEFLKKARSTRKADEKKEIQLSTWQKFELIQQMMRAYPLQRKVHVLCEIAGVSRSGYYRYRSENAQLHRQKQEQNDENVKAILLKAYRYRGRKKGARQIKMTLENQYGVTYNLKRIRRVMQKYNIVCPIRKANPARRMAKATQEHRTCPNTLKRAFKPGVAGQVLLTDITYLTYGKNKRAYLSTIKDAETNEILAYEVSASLGLDIAIDTLKQLKKHRHLTSDALIHSDQGFHYTNPKFQKLVKEMGLSQSMSRRGNCWDNAPQESFFGHFKDETNFKTCMTLEEVTQEVKSYMIYYNHYRGQWNLKKLPPARYRQQLEVA; this is translated from the exons ATGTCTAAAAAGTTATTTACAACTCAAGAGCAAGCTCAGTTAAGAACAAATCCCTATGTGAAAAATGTCAGTGCTAAAGCCATTACATATACGGATGCTTTTAAAGAACGATTTATTCAAGAGTATAATCAAGGTAAGTTTCCAAGTGAGATTTTTCAGGAGGCGGGCTTTGCCATTGACGTTTTGGGGGCAACCCGGATTCGAAAGGCTTCCAATCGATGGCGTGCGGCTTTTCAGGAACAAGGACCTGCAGGATTAACAGACGCTAGAAAACACGCCTCAGGACGTCCTCTGACCCGCGAATTAAGTCTCGAAGAAAAATATGCCCGTTTAGAAGCGAAAATGAAATGGCTTGAAGCGGAGAATGAAT TTCTTAAAAAAGCTCGATCAACTCGAAAGGCAGATGAGAAAAAAGAAATTCAATTAAGTACGTGGCAAAAATTCGAACTGATTCAACAGATGATGAGGGCATACCCTCTCCAGCGAAAGGTGCATGTTCTATGTGAAATCGCCGGGGTCTCACGTTCGGGCTACTATCGATATCGTAGTGAAAATGCTCAATTACATCGTCAAAAACAGGAACAAAACGATGAAAACGTCAAAGCGATTCTTCTGAAAGCCTACCGTTACCGGGGAAGGAAGAAGGGAGCTCGTCAAATCAAAATGACGCTGGAGAACCAATATGGAGTTACATACAACCTCAAGCGTATCCGTCGAGTCATGCAAAAGTACAACATCGTTTGTCCGATTCGAAAAGCCAATCCTGCACGACGTATGGCCAAAGCCACTCAAGAGCATCGAACCTGTCCCAACACGTTAAAGCGAGCCTTTAAGCCAGGGGTCGCCGGTCAAGTTCTCTTAACCGACATCACGTATTTAACCTATGGGAAAAACAAGCGGGCCTATCTGTCCACGATAAAAGACGCCGAAACGAATGAAATTTTAGCCTATGAAGTCTCTGCTTCACTTGGTTTGGACATTGCGATCGACACGTTGAAACAACTCAAGAAACATCGCCATCTCACCTCGGATGCCTTGATTCATTCGGATCAAGGATTTCACTACACCAATCCGAAGTTCCAAAAGCTTGTGAAAGAAATGGGGCTAAGTCAATCCATGTCACGTAGAGGAAACTGTTGGGATAACGCTCCACAAGAATCATTCTTTGGGCATTTTAAAGATGAAACGAATTTCAAAACGTGTATGACTTTGGAAGAAGTTACGCAAGAAGTGAAAAGCTACATGATCTATTACAATCATTATCGAGGTCAATGGAACTTAAAGAAGCTGCCGCCTGCGCGTTACAGGCAGCAGCTTGAGGTGGCCTAA
- a CDS encoding IS3 family transposase, whose product MMRAYPLQRKVHVLCEIAGVSRSGYYRYRSENAQLHRQKQEQNDENVKAILLKAYRYRGRKKGARQIKMTLENQYGVTYNLKRIRRVMQTYIQVACYLYDILLYVCYHIYLTISSSLIL is encoded by the coding sequence ATGATGAGGGCATACCCTCTCCAGCGAAAGGTGCATGTTCTATGTGAAATCGCCGGGGTCTCACGTTCGGGCTACTATCGATATCGTAGTGAAAATGCTCAATTACATCGTCAAAAACAGGAACAAAACGATGAAAACGTCAAAGCGATTCTTCTGAAAGCCTACCGTTACCGGGGAAGGAAGAAGGGAGCTCGTCAAATCAAAATGACGCTGGAGAACCAATATGGAGTTACATACAACCTCAAGCGTATCCGTCGAGTCATGCAAACATACATACAAGTTGCCTGTTACCTGTATGATATACTCTTGTATGTATGTTACCATATCTACTTAACGATTTCAAGTTCACTCATACTTTGA
- a CDS encoding HTH domain-containing protein: MSKKLFTTQEQAQLRTNPYVKNVSAKAITYTDAFKERFIQEYNQGKFPSEIFQEAGFAIDVLGATRIRKASNRWRAAFQEQGPAGLTDARKHASGRPLTRELSLEEKYARLEAKMKWLEAENEFLKKLDQLERQMRKKKFN, translated from the coding sequence ATGTCTAAAAAGTTATTTACAACTCAAGAGCAAGCTCAGTTAAGAACAAATCCCTATGTGAAAAATGTCAGTGCTAAAGCCATTACATATACGGATGCTTTTAAAGAACGATTTATTCAAGAGTATAATCAAGGTAAGTTTCCAAGTGAGATTTTTCAGGAGGCGGGCTTTGCCATTGACGTTTTGGGGGCAACCCGGATTCGAAAGGCTTCCAATCGATGGCGTGCGGCTTTTCAGGAACAAGGACCTGCAGGATTAACAGACGCTAGAAAACACGCCTCAGGACGTCCTCTGACCCGCGAATTAAGTCTCGAAGAAAAATATGCCCGTTTAGAAGCGAAAATGAAATGGCTTGAAGCGGAGAATGAATTCTTAAAAAAGCTCGATCAACTCGAAAGGCAGATGAGAAAAAAGAAATTCAATTAA
- a CDS encoding class D sortase, which yields MKKIYSLLIFLGVSFIIYPFLQEKYYDWQQVKVMDDLEMLQSDLTKVNHTFEKANQNPISMESEIEDADVQQDVSPGAVGIIEIDKIDIRLPILEDATADNMKVTAAHLVETSPIGEEGNAAIAAHRAHKKGRLFNRLGELEIGDQIEVTLTDQSKTVYVVDKISVVEPTDLSVLEDPHLGKVLTLITCDPLINPTHRLIVRAVIDKENTKV from the coding sequence ATGAAGAAGATATATTCTTTACTCATTTTCCTAGGTGTTTCCTTTATCATTTACCCTTTTTTACAGGAAAAGTATTATGACTGGCAACAAGTCAAGGTTATGGATGATTTAGAGATGCTTCAATCAGATTTGACTAAAGTCAATCACACCTTTGAGAAAGCTAATCAGAATCCTATCTCCATGGAATCCGAAATAGAGGATGCAGACGTGCAGCAGGATGTTTCTCCGGGTGCTGTTGGAATCATTGAAATTGATAAGATTGATATTCGTTTACCGATCCTGGAAGATGCAACGGCAGATAATATGAAGGTAACTGCAGCGCATCTCGTGGAAACGTCACCCATTGGTGAGGAAGGTAACGCGGCAATAGCAGCTCATCGGGCACATAAAAAAGGGCGTTTATTTAACCGCTTGGGCGAGCTTGAGATTGGGGACCAAATTGAAGTAACTCTGACAGACCAATCAAAAACCGTATACGTCGTGGATAAGATATCTGTCGTAGAACCAACGGATTTATCCGTACTTGAAGACCCGCATCTGGGAAAGGTACTTACATTAATTACATGTGATCCCCTTATTAATCCGACACATCGGTTAATTGTGAGGGCGGTCATAGATAAAGAAAATACTAAAGTGTGA